A genomic stretch from Erwinia sp. E_sp_B01_1 includes:
- the glgC gene encoding glucose-1-phosphate adenylyltransferase — protein MINSDKNDPLMLAKQLPTQTVALILAGGRGTRLKDLTAKRAKPAVHFGGKFRIIDFALSNSLNSGIRRIAVITQYQSHTLVQHIQRGWSFLNEGMNEFVDLLPAQQRQTTEHWYRGTADAVTQNLDIIRRYQAKYIVILAGDHIYKMDYSRMLLDHVENEAKCTIACLPVPIEEASAFGVMAVSDENKVVEFLEKPADPPHMPGDKNQALASMGIYAFNADYLYELLEEDLKNPNSNHDFGKDILPQIVATGEALAHSFSISCVQSDETSLPYWRDVGTLEAYWKANLDLASVKPELDMYDREWPIRTYMEPLPPAKFVQDRSGSHGMTMNSLVSGGCIISGSVVVNSVLFSRVRINSFCNIESSVLSPDVVVGRSCRLRRCVIDRACVLPEGTVIGENPDDDARRFYRSDEGIVLVTRSMLAKLGWRS, from the coding sequence ATGATAAATTCAGATAAGAACGATCCCCTGATGCTGGCAAAACAATTGCCAACTCAAACTGTAGCCCTGATCCTGGCTGGTGGGCGCGGCACGCGGTTGAAAGATCTTACCGCCAAGCGCGCTAAACCGGCTGTCCACTTCGGTGGTAAGTTCCGCATTATCGATTTTGCCCTGTCAAACAGCCTGAACTCCGGGATCCGTCGAATCGCGGTGATCACGCAATATCAATCTCATACGCTGGTGCAACATATCCAGCGCGGCTGGTCTTTCCTTAACGAGGGGATGAACGAGTTTGTAGATTTGCTTCCGGCTCAGCAACGTCAGACTACCGAACACTGGTATCGCGGGACGGCTGATGCGGTCACTCAGAACCTGGATATCATTCGCCGCTATCAGGCGAAATATATCGTGATCCTCGCAGGCGACCATATCTATAAAATGGATTACTCGCGCATGTTGCTGGATCACGTAGAAAATGAGGCTAAATGTACCATCGCCTGTCTGCCGGTGCCGATTGAAGAAGCCAGCGCTTTTGGCGTGATGGCGGTCAGCGATGAGAATAAAGTGGTCGAGTTTCTGGAGAAGCCAGCCGATCCGCCCCATATGCCAGGTGATAAAAACCAGGCGCTGGCAAGCATGGGCATCTATGCTTTCAATGCGGATTACCTTTACGAACTTTTGGAAGAAGACCTGAAAAATCCCAATTCCAATCATGACTTTGGTAAAGACATTCTTCCGCAGATTGTCGCAACCGGTGAGGCCCTGGCGCACTCTTTCAGCATCTCCTGCGTACAAAGTGATGAAACTTCACTGCCGTACTGGCGCGATGTGGGAACGCTGGAGGCTTACTGGAAAGCGAATCTCGACCTGGCTTCCGTGAAGCCAGAGCTGGATATGTATGACCGTGAATGGCCGATTCGCACCTATATGGAGCCGCTTCCACCGGCGAAGTTTGTGCAGGACCGGTCCGGCAGTCACGGGATGACGATGAATTCTCTGGTTTCGGGTGGATGCATTATTTCCGGCTCGGTGGTGGTGAATTCAGTGCTGTTTTCCCGCGTACGAATCAATTCTTTCTGCAATATCGAATCCTCTGTGCTCTCGCCGGATGTGGTGGTGGGGCGCTCATGTCGCCTGCGCCGCTGTGTAATTGACCGCGCGTGCGTGCTGCCTGAAGGAACGGTAATCGGGGAGAACCCGGATGACGACGCGCGACGTTTCTACCGTTCAGATGAGGGGATAGTGCTGGTGACGCGTTCTATGCTGGCCAAACTGGGCTGGCGAAGCTAA
- the glgA gene encoding glycogen synthase GlgA, producing the protein MQVLHVCSEIFPLLKTGGLADVVGALPAAQIAEGIDTRVLLPAFPDLKKGVTDQQVVASLQTFAGNVELLYGQFDGVGIYLIDAPGLYERPGSPYHDESQFAYTDNYLRFALLGWIGCEMACGLDPYWRPEVVHAHDWHAGLTCAYLAARGRPAKSVFTVHNLAYQGLFAAKHLDEIQLPASFFNMFGLEFYNQISYLKAGLFYADHITAVSPTYAREITLPEFGYGMEDLLKQRQMEGRLTGILNGVDPAIWDPAHDLLLNARYNRDVLDAKVENKRQLQITMGLKIDDKVPVFAVVSRLTKQKGLDLVLEALPGLLEQGGQLVLLGAGDAVLQQGFLAAAAEYPGQVGVQIGYHEAFSHRIMGGADVIMVPSRFEPCGLTQLYGLKYGTLPLVRRTGGLADTVNDSSLENLADGIASGFVFEDSNAWSLLRAIRRTFVLWSRPTLWRYVQRQAMGMDFSWQVAAVAYRDLYQRLL; encoded by the coding sequence ATGCAGGTTTTACATGTCTGTTCAGAAATTTTCCCGCTGCTGAAAACGGGCGGGCTTGCTGATGTTGTTGGGGCATTACCTGCGGCGCAAATTGCGGAAGGAATTGATACCCGAGTTCTGCTCCCGGCGTTTCCCGATTTGAAAAAAGGGGTCACCGATCAGCAGGTTGTAGCCAGCCTGCAAACCTTCGCGGGCAACGTAGAGCTGCTGTACGGGCAATTTGATGGGGTGGGGATTTACCTGATAGATGCACCGGGCCTGTATGAGAGGCCCGGTAGCCCCTATCACGATGAGTCACAGTTTGCTTATACGGATAACTATCTCCGTTTTGCCTTACTGGGCTGGATTGGCTGTGAAATGGCCTGTGGACTGGATCCTTACTGGCGTCCGGAAGTGGTGCATGCGCATGACTGGCATGCCGGGCTGACGTGCGCCTATCTCGCAGCAAGAGGGCGGCCGGCAAAGTCGGTTTTCACCGTTCATAACCTGGCTTATCAGGGGCTGTTCGCGGCGAAACATCTTGATGAGATCCAGCTGCCAGCCTCTTTCTTCAACATGTTTGGGCTGGAATTCTATAATCAAATTTCCTACCTGAAGGCGGGCCTGTTTTACGCCGATCATATTACTGCCGTCAGTCCGACCTATGCCCGTGAAATCACCCTGCCGGAGTTTGGTTACGGCATGGAGGATTTGCTGAAACAGCGGCAGATGGAGGGCAGGCTGACCGGTATTCTGAACGGCGTGGATCCGGCTATCTGGGATCCGGCGCACGATCTGCTGCTGAACGCGCGCTATAACCGCGATGTTCTGGATGCCAAAGTTGAGAATAAGCGTCAGTTGCAGATCACCATGGGGCTTAAGATTGACGATAAAGTGCCGGTGTTTGCTGTGGTCAGTCGCCTGACCAAACAAAAAGGGTTGGATCTGGTGCTGGAAGCTCTGCCTGGTTTACTGGAGCAGGGCGGACAGCTGGTGCTGCTGGGTGCCGGGGATGCAGTGCTGCAACAGGGCTTCCTTGCTGCTGCTGCGGAATATCCGGGGCAGGTTGGCGTGCAGATTGGCTATCACGAAGCTTTTTCACACCGGATCATGGGTGGTGCAGATGTGATCATGGTTCCAAGCCGGTTTGAGCCTTGTGGCCTGACTCAGTTGTATGGCCTTAAATATGGCACGCTGCCGCTGGTCAGGCGTACGGGCGGGCTGGCGGATACGGTTAATGACAGCTCGCTGGAGAACCTTGCCGATGGGATTGCCAGCGGCTTTGTCTTTGAAGACAGTAATGCCTGGTCTCTGTTACGGGCTATCCGACGCACCTTTGTACTCTGGTCACGTCCCACGCTGTGGCGCTATGTTCAGCGTCAGGCGATGGGCATGGATTTTAGCTGGCAGGTTGCTGCTGTAGCCTATCGCGATCTCTATCAGCGTCTGTTGTAA
- the glgP gene encoding glycogen phosphorylase has translation MNSPFTYTAPTLSVEALKHSIAYKLMFTIGKDPSIANKHEWLNATLLAVRDRMVERWLRSNRAQLSQDVRQVYYLSMEFLVGRTLSNALLAMGIYDDANAALEEMGFSLEELIEEESDPGLGNGGLGRLAACFLDSLATLGLPGRGYGIRYDYGMFKQNIVDGRQAESPDYWLEYGNPWEFQRYNTRYKVRFGGRIQLEGSRSRWLETEEVLAMAYDQIIPGFDTDATNTLRLWGAQASNEINLGKFNQGDYFAAVEDKNHSENVSRVLYPDDSTYSGRELRLRQEYFLVSATVQDILSRHWAMHQTFDNLADKIAIHLNDTHPVLAIPELMRLLIDEHKFSWDDAFEINCQVFSYTNHTLMQEALETWPVDMIGKILPRHLQIIFDINDYFLKTIQDYYPDDWDLQSRISIIDETNGRKIRMAWLAVVVSHKVNGVSELHSNLMVQSLFADFAALFPGRFCNKTNGVTPRRWLALANPSLSGVLDEAIGRNWRTELSQLGELKQHTDYPGFLAQISASKLHNKKRLAEYIAQKMDIVIDPHALFDVQIKRIHEYKRQLLNVLHVITRYNRIKADPEADWVPRVNIFAGKAASAYYMAKHIIHLINDVAKVINSDPLVKNKLKVVFIPNYSVSLAQIIIPAADLSEQISLAGTEASGTSNMKFALNGALTIGTLDGANVEMLEHVGEENIFIFGNTTPQVDELRKSGYSSRKIYEQDAELHQALTQIATGVFSPQEPGRYRNIFDSLVNLGDHYQLLADYRSYVDTQDKVDELYRNPDEWTRRALLNIANMGYFSSDRTIQEYADEIWGIKPVRL, from the coding sequence ATGAACTCACCTTTCACCTATACCGCTCCCACTCTCAGCGTTGAAGCGTTGAAACACTCCATCGCCTACAAATTGATGTTTACTATTGGTAAGGATCCCTCAATTGCCAATAAGCATGAGTGGCTGAACGCCACGCTGCTGGCAGTGCGCGATCGTATGGTTGAACGGTGGTTACGCTCCAACAGGGCGCAACTTTCCCAGGATGTACGGCAGGTTTATTATCTGTCGATGGAGTTTCTGGTCGGACGAACGCTGTCGAATGCGCTGCTGGCAATGGGCATCTATGATGATGCTAACGCGGCGCTGGAAGAGATGGGATTCAGTCTGGAAGAGCTGATTGAAGAAGAGAGCGATCCCGGTCTTGGCAACGGCGGTTTAGGTCGGCTGGCTGCCTGTTTTCTGGATTCTCTTGCCACGCTTGGCTTACCGGGACGCGGTTACGGCATCCGCTATGACTATGGTATGTTCAAACAGAATATCGTGGACGGGCGTCAGGCAGAGTCACCGGATTACTGGCTGGAATATGGCAATCCCTGGGAGTTCCAGCGTTACAACACCCGTTACAAAGTGCGGTTTGGTGGCCGTATCCAGCTTGAAGGCAGCCGTTCCCGCTGGCTGGAGACCGAAGAAGTGCTGGCGATGGCCTATGACCAGATTATCCCGGGTTTTGACACCGATGCGACTAATACCCTGAGGCTATGGGGGGCTCAGGCCAGTAATGAGATCAATCTGGGGAAATTCAACCAGGGCGACTACTTTGCGGCCGTTGAGGATAAAAACCACTCGGAAAACGTTTCCCGCGTGCTCTATCCCGATGACTCCACTTATTCAGGCAGGGAGTTGCGGCTGCGGCAGGAGTATTTCCTCGTCTCGGCGACGGTGCAGGATATTCTCAGTCGTCACTGGGCAATGCACCAGACCTTTGACAATCTGGCGGACAAAATTGCCATCCACCTCAATGACACGCACCCGGTTCTGGCTATTCCGGAGCTGATGCGGTTGCTGATTGATGAGCACAAATTCAGCTGGGATGATGCGTTTGAAATTAACTGCCAGGTGTTCTCCTATACCAACCACACCCTGATGCAGGAAGCGCTGGAAACCTGGCCGGTGGATATGATCGGCAAAATCCTGCCGCGGCATTTGCAGATTATTTTCGACATCAATGATTACTTTCTCAAGACCATTCAGGATTACTATCCGGATGACTGGGATCTGCAATCGCGCATTTCAATCATTGATGAAACCAATGGCCGTAAAATCCGTATGGCATGGCTGGCGGTGGTGGTCAGCCATAAAGTGAATGGCGTTTCTGAGCTGCATTCAAACCTGATGGTGCAGTCGCTGTTTGCCGACTTTGCCGCGCTGTTCCCGGGCCGTTTCTGTAATAAGACCAATGGCGTGACGCCACGACGCTGGCTGGCGCTGGCTAACCCTTCTCTTTCCGGCGTTCTGGATGAAGCTATAGGCCGCAACTGGCGCACCGAACTGAGCCAGCTGGGTGAGCTGAAGCAGCATACGGATTATCCAGGTTTCCTTGCCCAGATCAGCGCATCCAAGCTGCACAACAAAAAACGGCTGGCGGAGTATATTGCCCAGAAGATGGATATCGTCATCGATCCGCATGCGTTGTTTGACGTGCAGATTAAACGTATTCATGAATATAAGCGTCAGTTGTTGAACGTGCTGCATGTGATTACCCGTTACAACCGTATCAAAGCCGATCCGGAAGCGGACTGGGTACCCCGCGTCAATATTTTTGCCGGTAAAGCGGCCTCTGCCTATTACATGGCGAAGCATATTATTCATCTGATCAACGATGTGGCAAAGGTGATCAACAGCGATCCGCTGGTGAAGAATAAGCTGAAAGTGGTCTTTATCCCGAATTACAGCGTTAGCCTGGCGCAGATTATCATTCCGGCAGCCGATCTCTCTGAGCAGATTTCTCTGGCCGGGACGGAAGCGTCGGGCACCAGTAATATGAAGTTCGCCCTGAATGGCGCGCTGACTATAGGGACGCTGGACGGAGCCAACGTTGAGATGCTGGAACATGTGGGCGAGGAGAATATCTTTATCTTTGGTAACACCACGCCACAGGTTGATGAGCTGCGCAAAAGCGGTTACAGCTCCCGCAAGATATATGAGCAGGATGCGGAGTTACATCAGGCGTTGACGCAGATTGCCACCGGCGTGTTCAGTCCTCAGGAGCCTGGCCGTTATCGCAATATCTTTGATTCGCTGGTCAATCTTGGCGACCACTACCAGCTGCTGGCAGATTACCGCAGCTATGTGGATACGCAGGATAAGGTGGACGAGCTTTATCGTAATCCGGATGAGTGGACCCGCAGGGCCTTGTTGAATATCGCTAATATGGGGTATTTCTCATCCGACAGGACGATTCAGGAGTATGCGGATGAGATTTGGGGCATTAAGCCGGTGCGGTTGTAA
- the glpD gene encoding glycerol-3-phosphate dehydrogenase yields METKDLIVIGGGINGAGIAADAAGRGLSVLMLEAQDLACATSSASSKLIHGGLRYLEHYEFRLVSEALAEREVLLKMAPHIAFPMRFRLPHRPHLRPAWMIRIGLFMYDHLGKRTSLPASKGLRFGSDSVLKPEIVRGFEYSDCWVDDARLVVLNAQEVEKRGGEVRTRTKVTRAWRENGLWVVEAEDIDSGKTFTWRAKGLVNAAGPWVKQLFDDGLKLKSPYGIRLIKGSHIVVPRVHTQKQAYILQNEDNRIVFVIPWMDEFSIIGTTDVEYKGDPKNVHIDDKETEYLLNVFNNHFKKSLSKEDIVWSYSGVRPLCDDESDSPQAITRDYTLDVRDDNGQTPLLSVFGGKLTTYRKLAEAAMEKLAKYYPKAGPAWTKTCVLPGGDIAGSRDDYAASLRRRYPFVTEAMSRHYARTYGSNTEKLLDGAKSLDDLGELFGHHFYEAELRYLMENEWVREQDDALWRRTKIGMWLNEEQRARVGAWLAEHAKKPALSLAS; encoded by the coding sequence GTGGAAACCAAAGACTTGATCGTAATCGGCGGCGGTATCAACGGCGCTGGCATTGCGGCTGATGCTGCAGGTCGCGGCCTGTCTGTGCTGATGCTGGAAGCGCAGGATTTGGCTTGTGCCACCTCTTCCGCCAGCTCAAAACTGATCCATGGTGGCCTGCGCTATCTGGAACATTATGAATTCCGCCTGGTCAGTGAAGCACTGGCCGAACGCGAAGTGCTGCTGAAAATGGCACCTCACATCGCTTTCCCGATGCGTTTCCGCCTGCCGCACCGTCCGCATCTGCGCCCGGCATGGATGATCCGTATCGGCCTGTTTATGTATGACCACCTGGGCAAGCGCACCAGCCTGCCCGCCAGTAAAGGGTTGCGTTTTGGCTCAGATTCTGTGCTTAAGCCTGAAATTGTGCGCGGATTCGAATATTCTGACTGCTGGGTGGATGATGCACGCCTGGTGGTGCTTAACGCGCAGGAAGTTGAAAAGCGTGGTGGCGAAGTCCGTACCCGTACCAAAGTTACCCGCGCCTGGCGTGAAAATGGCCTGTGGGTGGTGGAAGCCGAAGATATCGACAGCGGCAAAACCTTTACCTGGCGCGCTAAAGGCCTGGTGAATGCGGCAGGTCCCTGGGTTAAACAGCTGTTTGATGACGGCCTGAAGCTGAAATCGCCTTACGGCATTCGCCTGATTAAAGGCAGCCATATTGTGGTGCCGCGCGTTCATACGCAGAAGCAGGCCTACATTCTGCAGAATGAAGATAACCGTATCGTGTTTGTGATCCCGTGGATGGATGAGTTCTCCATCATTGGTACCACTGATGTCGAATACAAAGGCGATCCGAAAAACGTCCATATCGACGATAAAGAGACTGAGTACCTGCTCAATGTGTTCAACAACCACTTTAAAAAGTCGTTGAGCAAAGAAGATATTGTCTGGTCCTACTCAGGTGTTCGTCCGCTGTGTGACGATGAGTCTGATTCACCTCAGGCCATCACCCGTGATTACACGCTGGATGTACGCGATGATAATGGTCAGACGCCTCTGCTGTCGGTGTTTGGTGGCAAGCTCACCACTTACCGTAAGCTGGCAGAAGCCGCGATGGAAAAACTGGCTAAGTACTATCCGAAAGCGGGCCCGGCCTGGACCAAAACCTGCGTGCTGCCAGGCGGTGATATTGCCGGTTCACGTGATGATTATGCCGCCAGCCTGCGCCGCCGTTATCCGTTCGTTACCGAGGCGATGTCTCGTCACTATGCCCGTACTTACGGCAGCAACACTGAAAAGCTGTTGGACGGGGCAAAGAGCCTGGATGATTTAGGCGAGCTGTTTGGTCACCACTTCTATGAAGCTGAACTGCGCTATCTGATGGAAAACGAGTGGGTGCGTGAACAGGACGATGCCCTGTGGCGCCGGACCAAAATCGGTATGTGGCTGAACGAAGAGCAACGTGCGCGTGTGGGCGCATGGCTCGCAGAGCACGCTAAAAAACCGGCGCTTTCACTGGCCTCATAA
- the glpE gene encoding thiosulfate sulfurtransferase GlpE codes for MEQFECISVQQAQAQLADSKALLVDIRDPQSFAAAHASGAFHLNNDTLHSFIGQSDFATPVLVMCYHGNSSKGAAQYLLTQGFDRVYSIDGGFEAWRVAFPQQVDAVTV; via the coding sequence ATGGAACAATTTGAGTGCATTAGTGTGCAGCAGGCACAGGCACAGCTCGCTGACAGCAAGGCGCTGTTGGTTGATATTCGCGATCCCCAGAGTTTTGCTGCGGCTCATGCCAGCGGCGCGTTTCATCTGAATAACGATACGCTGCACAGCTTTATCGGGCAGTCGGATTTCGCTACGCCGGTGCTGGTGATGTGTTATCACGGCAACAGCAGTAAAGGAGCCGCTCAATATCTGCTGACACAAGGTTTTGATCGGGTTTACAGCATTGATGGTGGCTTTGAAGCCTGGCGGGTTGCGTTCCCGCAGCAGGTGGACGCCGTCACGGTTTAA
- the glpG gene encoding rhomboid family intramembrane serine protease GlpG, protein MRITEFSNPRMAQAFVDYMATRGISLRVEHDNHYTVWLDDDSKVNLVENELSQFIREPNHPRYQAASWHSGTTSTGIHYQSSSLLANIRQRAGPLTLSVMVISVLVYILMQVLGDQTVMSWLAWPDQDQHFQLWRWFTHALLHFSVLHITFNLMWWWYLGGAIEKRLGSGKLFVILLISALLSGWMQSKYSGVMFGGLSGAVYALMGYAWLKGERDPESGIFLERGLMAFAVVWLVVGYMGWFGLSIANAAHVTGLLVGLAMAFVDTHKKKS, encoded by the coding sequence ATGCGTATCACTGAATTCTCCAACCCTCGCATGGCGCAGGCCTTCGTGGACTATATGGCAACCCGTGGCATCAGTCTGCGCGTGGAGCACGATAACCATTATACCGTCTGGCTGGATGATGATTCGAAAGTGAATCTGGTCGAAAACGAACTCAGCCAGTTTATCCGCGAGCCTAATCATCCGCGTTATCAGGCGGCAAGCTGGCATTCCGGCACCACTTCCACCGGGATCCATTATCAGAGCTCGTCGCTGCTGGCTAACATTCGTCAGCGTGCCGGACCCTTAACGCTGTCAGTGATGGTAATCTCTGTTCTGGTCTATATCCTGATGCAGGTGCTGGGCGATCAGACGGTGATGAGCTGGCTGGCGTGGCCGGATCAGGATCAGCATTTCCAGCTCTGGCGCTGGTTTACCCATGCGCTGCTGCACTTCTCTGTTCTGCATATCACTTTTAACCTGATGTGGTGGTGGTATTTGGGAGGCGCCATTGAGAAACGTCTTGGCAGCGGCAAACTGTTTGTCATCCTGCTGATTTCCGCGCTGTTGAGTGGCTGGATGCAGTCCAAATACAGCGGCGTAATGTTTGGTGGTCTGTCAGGTGCCGTGTATGCCCTGATGGGGTACGCCTGGCTGAAAGGCGAACGCGATCCCGAAAGTGGAATATTCCTTGAGCGTGGACTGATGGCCTTTGCCGTCGTCTGGCTTGTCGTGGGTTATATGGGCTGGTTTGGCTTGTCCATTGCTAACGCCGCGCACGTTACCGGGCTGCTGGTAGGTCTGGCGATGGCGTTTGTGGATACCCATAAGAAAAAATCCTGA
- a CDS encoding DeoR/GlpR family transcriptional regulator, with the protein MKQTQRHDAIIDLVRRQGYVSTEELVDHFTVSPQTIRRDLNDLAEQNKIQRHHGGAALPSSSENTAWQDRKMMWSAEKARIAQRVASQIPDGASLFIDIGTTPEAVAHALLNHSNLRVVTNNLNVAMLLMTKPDFSLIVAGGEVRTRDGGIMGEATLDYISQFRLDYGILGISGIDMDGSLLDFDYHEVRTKRAIIENSRCVMLVADHSKFGRNAMVNLGNMSLIDYLFTDETPPASVLQTIEQHEVHLELC; encoded by the coding sequence GTGAAGCAAACGCAACGTCATGACGCCATTATCGATCTGGTGCGTCGTCAGGGATATGTCAGTACGGAAGAGCTGGTGGACCATTTTACCGTCAGCCCGCAGACCATTCGTCGCGACCTGAATGACCTGGCCGAACAGAATAAAATTCAACGCCATCATGGTGGAGCCGCATTGCCTTCCAGCTCGGAAAACACCGCCTGGCAGGATCGGAAAATGATGTGGTCGGCTGAAAAGGCCCGCATTGCCCAACGGGTTGCCAGCCAGATCCCCGACGGGGCTTCGCTGTTTATCGACATCGGCACCACGCCGGAGGCTGTAGCGCACGCTTTGCTCAACCATAGCAACCTGCGGGTAGTCACCAATAACCTCAATGTGGCGATGCTGCTGATGACCAAGCCTGATTTCAGCCTGATTGTGGCCGGGGGCGAAGTCAGAACCCGCGATGGCGGGATCATGGGGGAAGCGACGCTGGACTATATCTCTCAGTTCCGTCTGGATTACGGCATTCTGGGGATCAGCGGCATTGATATGGATGGTTCCCTGCTGGACTTTGACTATCATGAGGTGCGTACCAAGCGGGCTATCATTGAGAATTCCCGCTGCGTGATGCTGGTTGCGGACCACTCCAAGTTTGGCCGTAACGCCATGGTCAACCTGGGCAACATGAGCCTGATTGATTACCTCTTCACCGATGAGACACCCCCCGCCAGCGTGCTGCAAACCATTGAACAGCACGAAGTCCATCTTGAGCTTTGTTGA
- the nfuA gene encoding Fe-S biogenesis protein NfuA encodes MILITDSAQEHFAKLLSKQEDGTQIRVFVINPGTPTAECGVSYCPPDAVESTDTELKFEKLSAFVDELSAPYLEDAEIDFVTDNLGSQLTLKAPNAKMRKVNEDAPLIERVEYQLQATINPQLASHGGKVSLMEITDDGFAILQFGGGCNGCSMVDVTLKEGIEKELLAAFPELKGVRDLTEHQRGEHSFY; translated from the coding sequence ATGATCCTAATTACTGATTCTGCGCAAGAGCATTTCGCAAAACTGCTGTCGAAACAGGAAGATGGCACACAAATTCGCGTATTCGTTATTAATCCGGGTACCCCTACTGCGGAGTGTGGTGTCTCTTACTGCCCACCCGATGCAGTTGAGAGCACAGATACCGAACTGAAGTTCGAGAAGCTTTCTGCCTTTGTAGATGAACTCAGCGCCCCGTATCTGGAAGATGCCGAGATCGATTTCGTCACCGACAACCTGGGTTCTCAGCTGACCCTGAAAGCGCCTAACGCCAAAATGCGTAAAGTGAATGAAGATGCCCCGCTGATTGAACGCGTTGAGTATCAGCTGCAGGCAACCATCAACCCGCAGCTGGCCAGCCACGGCGGTAAGGTTTCCCTGATGGAGATCACCGACGACGGTTTTGCTATTCTGCAATTTGGCGGTGGCTGTAACGGTTGTTCGATGGTCGACGTGACCCTGAAAGAAGGCATCGAGAAAGAGCTGCTTGCTGCTTTCCCCGAGCTGAAAGGCGTTCGCGATCTGACCGAGCACCAGCGCGGTGAACACTCTTTCTACTGA
- the gntX gene encoding DNA utilization protein GntX yields the protein MLPMPTACWLCQMPLAISRHGLCSFCLRHLPALPRCCPRCGLPAPSALTECRSCLLKPPPWQQMIFVSEWRSPVKEWVKRLKFSQATALSVMLARLLLLKWLVARREHNLRRPDILLCVPLHKTRAWRRGYNQMDDVARQLARWLNCHYAPAGLSRQRKTRIQHSLNAIARRKNLRGAFRVEIRVKGQHIVLTDDVVTTGSTAGEISRILLAAGAASVQVWSLCRTL from the coding sequence ATGCTACCAATGCCCACCGCCTGTTGGCTATGTCAGATGCCGCTGGCGATCTCCCGCCATGGGCTATGCAGTTTCTGTCTGCGCCACCTTCCTGCTTTGCCCCGGTGCTGTCCTCGATGTGGGCTCCCGGCACCCAGTGCGCTAACCGAGTGCAGGTCCTGCCTGCTGAAGCCGCCGCCATGGCAGCAGATGATTTTCGTCAGCGAGTGGCGATCGCCGGTAAAGGAGTGGGTGAAACGGCTGAAATTTTCTCAGGCTACCGCACTCTCGGTGATGCTCGCACGGCTGCTCTTACTGAAATGGCTGGTTGCCCGTCGTGAGCACAACCTGCGCAGACCCGATATCCTGCTCTGTGTACCCTTACATAAAACGCGCGCCTGGCGGCGTGGCTATAATCAGATGGACGACGTAGCCCGTCAGCTGGCTCGCTGGCTGAACTGCCACTATGCCCCTGCCGGCCTTTCACGGCAGAGAAAGACCCGAATTCAGCACAGCCTTAACGCTATCGCCAGGCGGAAAAATTTACGTGGCGCGTTCAGGGTTGAAATCCGGGTAAAAGGGCAGCATATCGTCCTGACAGATGATGTGGTAACCACCGGCAGTACGGCAGGTGAAATAAGCCGCATTTTGCTGGCCGCGGGTGCCGCCAGCGTGCAGGTCTGGAGCCTGTGCCGAACCTTGTAG
- the bioH gene encoding pimeloyl-ACP methyl ester esterase BioH: MTQLYWQTMGTGDRHLVMLHGWGLNAGVWQTVAARLSPHFCLHLVDLPGYGRSRDFAPMSVEQMVATLLPQAPEKALWLGWSLGGLVAGKLALLHPERVTGLITVASSPRFSATEAWPGIKPETLSGFQHQLSENFQRTVERFLALQTLGTENARQDARQLKNIVLELPAPEVEVLNAGLEILRTVDLREEMKALQRPLLRIYGALDGLVPRKVAALLDEAWPDSESAMIEKAAHAPFLSHPETFCQQLVDFSLKISR, from the coding sequence ATGACACAGCTTTACTGGCAGACAATGGGCACCGGCGATCGCCATCTTGTGATGCTGCACGGATGGGGATTGAATGCCGGTGTCTGGCAGACCGTGGCAGCGCGACTCAGCCCGCATTTTTGTCTGCATCTGGTGGATTTGCCGGGCTATGGCCGCAGCAGAGATTTTGCCCCAATGAGCGTGGAGCAGATGGTGGCTACTTTGCTGCCGCAGGCACCTGAGAAGGCACTCTGGCTTGGCTGGTCGTTGGGTGGGCTGGTGGCAGGCAAATTGGCCCTGTTGCATCCGGAACGCGTCACTGGTTTGATCACCGTGGCTTCCTCGCCTCGTTTCTCTGCAACAGAAGCGTGGCCGGGCATTAAACCTGAGACGCTGAGCGGCTTTCAGCATCAGCTCAGCGAAAATTTCCAGCGCACCGTTGAGCGCTTTCTGGCTTTACAGACTTTGGGCACGGAAAATGCCAGGCAGGATGCCCGTCAGCTGAAAAATATCGTGCTGGAGTTACCTGCGCCCGAAGTGGAGGTGCTGAATGCCGGGCTGGAGATTTTGCGCACTGTCGATCTCCGTGAAGAGATGAAAGCGTTACAGCGACCTTTGCTGCGTATTTATGGCGCATTAGATGGCCTGGTTCCGCGCAAAGTGGCGGCATTGCTGGATGAAGCCTGGCCTGACAGCGAGTCGGCGATGATAGAAAAAGCGGCCCACGCCCCCTTTCTTTCCCACCCTGAAACCTTCTGTCAGCAACTGGTTGATTTCAGCCTGAAAATCAGCCGTTAA